CGTGATGTTCACGGAGTTTCCCCCAAAAAATAAAAAAAGCCGGATTACCAGCTCGTAAGCTTGAATCCGGCTTTGCGGGAATCTGAACGGCCTGTTATTTTTTGTCAGAAGCGGGCAGAGAAGCGAAGCATTTCAAGACCGGCTGACTGATTTACTGCGGTTAGGTTTCCGTTGGGGGTGATGGCGGTTTGGCTGTAAATCGCAGGTTGCAGGGCACTGATACGCGTATTTCCGAAGCTTCCGAGGGTTAGGAGTCCTTCTGACGGACTTGCTGTAGCTGATGGGGTTGCGGCGTAGTCGAAGAAATCGCCGTTGCCGCCGCTTCCGTGTGAAGCAAGGTAGAAGGCGTCGTACAAGCCAAAGGCGAAGCCGGCAAAGGCGCCTGCACCCGCGCCGTACTGCACGCCGTTAAGAATCGGGTTATCGCCAATGAGTGCTATGGCCATGCCGAGGAGCGCGCCCGTACCCGCGCCATAGATGGTATCCATAAATATGATGGCCCCGGAAAAGGGTGCGGTGTTAAAGAAGCCGTTTACCGTACCGCCCTGCGCGATGGTTGCAGCGTCGTAGATACCGATACCAAAACCAAACAGGGTTCCGAAGCCAACGCCAACCATCACGGGGCGATGGCTCGTGCTGTTGGCCAGCGCCATGCCTGCACCGCCAAGCGCTGCGCCGGTTGCTGCACTAATCAGCGTGTTTCCCGCTACAACATTGAGCGATTGGGCCTGCGCGCTTTGTCCCGTATGATGGCTGAGGACAAAAATAAGAAGGCTGTTGAGCACAAGGCTTGTCAAAAATTTCATTGTGTGAGATAAATAGGTTTAGGTTGGATCTGCCAGGGATACCGGCAAAATTTTTCCGTTGAAGAAGCGGTGGGCTTCCGAAGCAAACTTCCCAATATAAGCACCCATTTGATGTGCTTCCACAGGTGCTTTGAGGCCGGGGAAAGCCGCTTCCAGCATTTCGGTTTGTACCGCGCCCAGGCATAAACAGTTCACGCTGATCTGATCGCCCGCCATTTCGGCCGCAAGGCACTCGGTGAGAATGCTCAGCGCACCTTTCGATACCGAATAGGCCGCAAGTCCGGGGAACTTACTACTGCCCTGATAGCCACCCATGCTCCCGATAAAGAGCACGTGTGCGCCGGAGTTGAGCCGGGATTTGCAGCTTCTGACCAGCCGCACAGCCGACATCAGGTTGGCGTCGAGCAGGTACTGCCAGTCGGCGTCGCTTGTTTCGGTGAAGGGTTTGTTGAGCAGCGCCCCGGCATTATGCACAATGCCGTCGAGAGTGAGGTCTTTTTCCGCGAGCAGGGCGTCGAGCCGCGCGTAGGTTGTGTCGTCGCACAGATCGCCGGTCAGGGTTTCGGCGGCGTCGGGCCAGGCCTTTCGGAGCGCGTCAAGTGGTTTGGCACTGCGCGCAAGGCCGATTACGCGGAAGCCTTTGCTGAGCAGCCAGTTTGCGGTCTCCAGACCAATGCCCCGGCTTGCGCCGGTTACAAGTATCGTCTTCATGAATTTGAGTTTTTTTTTAAATAGGGTGATGTGTTCCCGTGCAGCACAAAATGTTGACATAAAAAAAGGGTGCTGGTCTGAAAACCAACACCCTTTAAACTTACGGCATTTCAGCGACTTGCTGAAATCATGCAGAAAGCTTTAACCCGCCGCGGTTAAACCAGCCGCTCCAGCCCCGCTGTGATCACATTCTCATACTGATCTGAGTGGGACTTCAGGGCTTCCAGCTCTGCGGTCAGGCTGGCGCGAAGGGGTTCTCCGCTGCCGTTGAAATTCTTGTTTACCAGTTCCAGCATTTCCAGACGCGGCAGCCACGAAAACGGATACTTTTCCTGCAGCTCCGCATGCAGGGCTTCCAGCGCGTCTGTGCTGACTCTACCCGAGTCACGCAAATCCCGGATTTCCTGATAGATTTCAAAGAGACGCAGTTGCTCGGGCGTGTATGCGTCTTTGATGGTGGTTTTGGTGGATTTCGGCGGGTAAACGTTGAAGTTTTCCTTATCGGCACTGCCGCTGTACACGGACGCGATTCGTGATCCGATACACAGGTCGTACACGCCCCAGTCCGGTGCAAACAGGGTTTCGCCATTCGGACCCGTTACCGTGCAGTCGCTGAACTGCATGAGCAGCAGCTTGCCGTCGCGGCGTATCACGTGATTGAGAAAGCCTTTCACGACTACTCCCGACGCATAAGCGATCTCGCTGTGCTTGCCCGCCGCTATGCCCAGTGCCTGAAGCTCGCCATCGCTGAGATCTTCGGGCGCCTTGTCGGTACCTTTGAAGTGCCCGATGGCCGAGCCGTAGCCGTCCGCGTGATAGTCGGTGCCGTGCCCTTCCAGTTCGGTATCGGCATAAGCGAGTTGGGAAGGCCCTTCGGTTTTGATGTAGAACTCCTTGCCGTCGGCGTCGGTCATCACGGATGTAAACACCCCGGAAACCTGAATACCGGAGCTGAACACGCAGGTGCCCACATTTTCGCTGTCGATCACGCGCTGCACCGATTTCGCGCCGCCCGTGCGGAAGCACATCTGATCGGCGAATGCTTCGAGCACATCCAGCAAATGCTGGAAATCGCGCGCCACAAACAGCTGCGGCTGCATCTTGGTGATGTCGTAGTTGGTATTCACGCAGTCAACTGAGAGCGGGATTTTTTTGACCTCCGGACTCATGCACGCCTTGCTTTCTCCCACGGATGAAAGCAGACCGGCGCCGTACAGCTTGAAATCCTCCGGTGTGCCGACCAGCCCGTATTCGACCGTCCACCAGTGCATGCGCGATAGCAGCGCGGCCTCCGAGGGCACGGTATTGGCCGCGGTTTTTTCTTCGAGCACGCGCTCGGCTTCTTCGATTTGCTCCGCCGTTGCGTTGGGATACTCTTTGATGATGGAGAGATAGCGGATGGCTTCGTAAATCTCGTAATCGAGCTTCGAGAAGACCGCTTTTGCGCCGTACTGTCCGAATTTCTGAAGGTACTCGGCATACAGCGGATCGGCGATGATGGGCGCATGACCCGCGGCTTCGTGCACGATGTCGGGCGCCGGGGTGTACAGGATGTTGCCGATGTTGCGCAGATCAGCGGAGATCACCAGAATTTTGTGCTCGGAAAACTCCATGAACGCCGCAGGCGGCACGAAGCCGTCTACCACTACGGCACGCCAGCCGATCTGCCCCAGCCGCTCGTTCATTTCATTGATGTGCGGCACCGTATCAATGCTGATTCCCGTTTTCTTCAGTCCGTCGAGATAGGCTTCATGGGCCACATTTTTGAGATAGTCCACATTCCGGCGCATGATGTAGCGCCAGGTTGCGTGATGTTCGGGCGTGTACTCGTCGTAGTGCTGTTTTACCACAAACTGACGCAGATACGACGGAATCGACGCAATGACCTGATCCTGTGTTAGCTGTTCCATAAATTGAGATGTTTAAGTTTGATTGTAAGCGCTTTTCTGTTTAACACGGGCTAAAAATAAGCAGAATGCGCACGCTATTAAGATTTATCTTGTTAATTTGCTGCAATATAAAAGTCCGTGCGGTTTGCCGAATGCCGCGAATTGTAATAAAGATTTAAGCAGGCATAATACCGTTTGACGGATCGCCCGCCAACCGGATTAAAACCGTATTTTCGGGCCGTTGAAACGCACATCCGCGTGCCTGAAATCAGCTCTTCCACCATGCCATTTCTAATTTTTAACATTTGATTCCCTGTGATTCCTGTACCCAAGCACATCGAACAGCTCAAGCCTTACGTAGCCGGAAAAACCATCGAAGAAGTTGTGGCGCAGTACAATCCGCCACGCATTTCCAAGCTTGCTTCCAATGAAAACCGCCTGGGCTGCAGCCAGAAAGCCATAGACGCTGCGCAGCAGGCCGTCTCAACCATCATGAATTACCCCGATCCGGCCTGTACGCTCCTGCGTCAGAAAATAGCGGAAAAGACCGGCATACCGGCGGAGCGTATCTTGCCGGGCAGCGGTTCGGAAGGCGTGATGCAGCTCATCATCAAAACCTACTTTGAGCCGCACGAGCACGCGCTAACGGCTTCGGCAACCTTCATCGGCTTTCTCGTGCTCATCAACAGCCGGGGCGTCGGCCTGCGTCAGTTGCCGCTCACATCCGACTACCGCTTCGACACCGAAGCCCTTGCCGATGCCATCACCGCCGATACCCGCATGGTGTACATCGCCAACCCCAACAACCCGACCGGCACCTACATCACCAAAACCGAGTTCGAAACCTTCATGGCCCGCGTGCCCGAACACGTGATGGTCATCATGGATGAAGCCTACCACGAGTTCGCCGCCGGCCTCGACGACTACCCCGATGCCGCAAGCTACGGCTACGACAACGTCATCAGCCTGCGCACCTTCTCCAAAGCCTACGGACTCGCCGGCTACCGCATCGGCTACTGCGTCGCCCACCCGGACATCATCAAAACCCTGATGAAGGTCAAGCTCCCCTTCGAGCCCAGCCTGCCCGCGCAGTACGCCGCCATGGGCGCCCTCGACGACGACGACTTCCTGCACCGAACCCAGGAAATGGTCGCCGCCGCACGCAACCGCCTCTACCGCTTCCTCACCGAAAAAGAGATGCAGTTCGTACCCTCGGCCTCCAACTCCGTCATGATGGTATTCGACACCGAAGCGCAGGCCGTATTCTTCACCGAAGAGATGCTCAAAAAAGGCGTCATCCTTCGCCGCCTGCCCGGCTTCGGCCTCGCCAACTGCGTCCGCGTCACCGTAGGCATCGACACCGAGATGGAGCACTTCGAACAAGCCTTCGAAGCCATTTACGAAAACTTGAACCCAGCCTGATTCCCCGACCCCCAGCCTCCCGGGTAGTGCTAAAGCTTCGTTATTATTTGGGGGAAACACCGAGAGCATCACGGTCAGCAGTGATGGTTTAGGCATCCCAAATCGGTCTCAGGGGCCCGTGGTTTTTGTTTGAAGTCCGGATGTTGGTCATCGCCCTTTCCCCCAAAACCGCAATGCCGCATCCACGCGAAGATAGCACGCGGATTGGACGCGTAGGGCAGGATCTATTGAATTTTTTCGGATATGAGCCCGCCAGCATTTATAGTACAAATCCAGCCGTACCACGGACGGGGTTATGATTTGCTGTACAAAGCGTTTCCGTCCCAAAATCCCGAAGGGATGTCATTTTTGTAGCAACCACGCATCCAACCCAACCAAAACCCCGAAGGGGTGAAATTATTCACGGCGGCTATAATGCCACCCCTTCAGGGTTTTATGCATTGGGATTCCATTTTGCTACAATCATTTCACCCTTTCAGGGTTGATGGCATCTTGCCTGGACCCTACATCAGTTTTACACTTGTAGCGTCATCTGTAAGATCTCAGTTGGCTGAATAACCCGGAAGCTCACCAGCGTTGGAATAGTCCGCGCGACGCGGCCCCTGTGACCGGGCCAGTTTACCGGGTGTACAAAAATGAAGGAGATCTCTCACATGCAGCCTTCACACATCCCGTGCTTGTTAAGCAGCCGTGGCTTCGAAGGGCCCCCACCAAATGAGAAGCGTTCGAAATGACAGGAGCGAAGTTTGGATGTCAGAAGCGTATCGGGCATTCGTCATTCCGCATCCAGCATCCGGCATCCGGCATCAGACCCCCCAATCCCGAAGGGATGTCATTATTGTAGCAAACCACGCATCCAACCCAACAAAAAACCCCGAAGGGGTGAAATTATTCACGGCGGCTATATTGACACCCCTTCGGGGTTCATCGGCTGTGAAGCTTCGTTTTTGCTACAATCATATCACCCTTTCAGGGTTGATGGCGTTATTGTAGCGACTATGAAAAAAAGCAACGCCTTTATCTTAGGTTTGGGGGCTCGGAATTTGTCCCCGCAACTCCTGATGTTCACGGAGTTTTCCCCAAAAAAAATAAAAGCCCGGACTGCCAAAACAGCCGGGCTTTCAGGGGTAAAAACCGGGTCAGCCTGTCTTAAATCTGACTTGGACGCCAAAAATTCGAAGACAACTCAGAAATCTGCACTCTGCACTCTGCACTCTGCACTGAGAACTCACTCCGCTTCAAAGGCTTCGAGTGAGATCCACCAGGGGGTGTTGTTGAATGTTATGCCGCTGATGTTGTGCGGGTGCAGGGCGTGGTTTTGATAGCTGAAGCGGACGGCTACGGCGCTGTTCAGCCCTATGCTGCGGGCGTGATGATCATCGGTGCTGTAGAAGAGCATGTCGCGGTTGGGGCGGTTCAGAATCAGCAGGCTTGGGTCGTGCGTGTCCTGAAACTGACTCAGCCACAGGGTCGCGGCGTAGGTTCCGAATCCCATCGGCCAGGCGCCGGCGGTTAGACCGGCAGGGAGCAAATTTTCAGACGGACGTTCGTCTTCACGAAGACCGGCCCAGTCCGGATGGAGCGTAAAGCTGAGATTGGCGGGAAGCTCATCGGTAAACTGTTCGGATGTGACGGGCTGCAGCAAGGCCCCCGCCTGTTCCGCTGAAATGCGTGCGAAGTTGTCTGCAATGAAATGAAAGCCGAAGCCGCTTTCGAAGGTGGGGATCAGGGTGTACATCTCGTCGAAGCCGGGGGCAAGCTGATCGCCGCTTTCGCTCAGGAGCGTCTTCGCCGTGCGCGGGCCCATTTGCGGGATGAGATCGAGCTGACCGCTGCCCATGGCGGCAAAGAGCTCGGTTTCGCTATCGAAAAAGTGCCATTCCGCGGTCATGATGTTACCGCCTACCCGATCGGTGTCAAAATCAATCAGGTTGCGCTCAAGTACGATCAGAGAATCCCCCGAAGACGCGGCAAAGCGAAATTTGCCGGTACCGACCGGCTGTCCGTGCAGGCCGTTGCTGCGGTGTTCGAAGACTTCCTGCGGATAAATGACGGCATAGGGAGAAGCCAGTAAAACGGGGAAATCCGGCTCAGGGGCGTTCAGGGTGAAGCGCACGCGGTGTTCGTCCAGCACTTCAATGCCTTCGATACCGCCAAAGAGCACGTCCTGTTCGAAGAAGGTGTGACGCTCTTCCAGCACAAAAGCTTCCATGCCCTTGATGTAGGTGCTGAACAGGTTTGCCGCATACACCGGCACGTTGTAAAGCGCCATCCGACGGAAGACAAAGGCGACGTCTTCGGCATTCACGCTGCGTCCGCGGCCCGCCGCAAAAGCGGGATCGTCATGGAAAAAGGCGTCCGTGCGCAGGGTGAAGGTGTATTGCAGGGAGTCGGGGCTGATTTCCCAACTTTCGGCCAGCTGTGGCACCGCGCGGCCTTCGGCGTCGAGACCGGTAAGGCCGTCATAAATGAATCGGATGAAGCGCTGTGCCCCGGGGCTGTGGGCGAACAGGGGATCCATGCTGCCCGGTTTCTGCAATTCGCCCATGCGCAGGGTGAAGGGCTCCTGACCGGGTTCCGGACTTACCGGCTGCGGTGCCGGCTCAAAAGTACGGGCCTGATCGCGGACCTGAACGGTTTCAGTGGAGGAGCCGCAGGCCTGCAGCAGCAGAAGCAGCGTTAGGGTTGCGAGCAGGGAAATGGGTGTGCGCATAGTGAAGCAATGAAATGGAGGGGTTGGGAAGAGTTGAATCAGCCTTTGCCTTTCAGGCCTTTGATACCTTTAACTGCCTTTGTGCTGAGCAGGTTCGTGTCGTAGCTGCGGACGCGCCCGTTTTTTTCACGATGACGCGCAACGGCAATATCCAGCAGTTTTGTCATTAGTTGGGGGAAAGAAACGCCTGATTTATCCCACAGGTAGAAAGAAAAGGAGCCGGGTATGGTATTGATTTCGTTGAAATAGAATTTCCCGCTCGTATCGTTCACAAGAAAGTCGAAGCGCGCCACGCCAGCGGCGCCCAGCTCGCGAAACAGCTTTAGAGAAGCTTGCTGAATGGCGGTGGTGAGCTCGTCAGAAATCGGGGCTGGAATAATGCGGCTTGCGGAAGCCATGCCCTTGCCGGCGTCGCCCATGTACTTATCCTGAAAGGAGAGCAGTTCTTCCGCGCCTTTGGGCTGTTCGCACACGCTCGCTTGTGCGTCGGCGCCGTTGCCGAGTACCGCGCAGTTGACTTCGCGCAGCGGACGTACAGCTTTCTCTACAAGCAGGCGGGCGTCGTAGCGGAAGCCGGTTTCAATGGCGCGAATGAGGGGTTCTCGTCCGCTTACGACTTCGACCCCAATGCTACTGCCGAGCTGCATTGGCTTTACCACTACGGTGCTGTCGAGCGCGAGCAGCTGTTCGAGCAGGGTATCGCGCCCGGCGACCCACTCATATTCTCTGAAATCAATGCCTTCAACAACCGGCACCCCGCAGGAAACGGCCATGATTTTGGCCGCTTTTTTGTCCATGCCCACCGAAGAAGCCATCACGCCGCTTCCGGTGTAGGGCAGGTTATATTGCTCGCAGAGTCCCTGAAAGGCGCCGTTTTCGCCTTCCGCCCCGTGAAAGGCTACAAGCACCACATCCACCGGCCAGCTTTTGGGCTTGCTGAACAGGCCGCCTTTGCGGGTTTCGGTGAGCACGGTCCGGCCCATCGCATCCGTCTGAAAGGCACAGGGCAGGGCTGTTTGCTCCAGGGTTTTCAGGTCTTTGTAGGATTCGAGTTCGAGCAGCTGCGGCCCGGTGAGGAAGCGTCCGCTTTTGGTTACGTAGAGCGGCAGCAGCTCAAGACCACTGTCCTTGAGGGCACTTGCGGCCTGCATGGCGCTGATCACCGAAACTTCGTGCTCAGGCGACGCGCCGCCAAAGGCAATTAAAACATGCTGATACATAGCGTAGGGTTGTGAATATTTTTTTATCGATGGATGGGCCTGTATGCCTGAACCCGCGTAAGGTGCTGTTTAAGCACGGGATACAAGCCGGTGTCAGGCCTGAAACTCAGGTCGCTTTGGGCAGCCGGAACGTCATACGGGTTCCCTTTCCGGGCGCACTCTCGACCGATATTTCGGTACGATGGGCATCAAGGATGGTCTTCACGACGGACAGACCGAGTCCGGTACCGCCGCTATCGCGGGAACGCGCCTTGTCGGTTCGGTAGAAGCGGTCGAAAAGATACGGAATATGCTCGGCCTGTATGCCGATTCCGGTATCTTTCACGCTGATTTCCGCCTGATTGAGCGGATCGGGCAGAAGTCTCCAGCGGACTTCAACTGTGCCCTGCGCCGAATATTTGAGGGCATTGCTGATCAGGTTGTCCAGCACCTGTTCTATCTTATTGGGATCGGCATACACGCTGCAATAGGCAGGCCCGTCAAACACGAGCTTCAGCTTCTTTTCTTCGGCAAGTGTGCTGTAGGCCTGTTCCAGATTCATCATCACCTTGCTCAGTACAAAATTGCGGGGATGTACGAAATTCGGGTCGAGGTCAGAGCGCTGCAGCGTCATCAGGTCCTGAAACAGCCGGTTCATGCGCTGCGACTGATTGCGGGCGCTCTGCAAAAAACGGGTTCGCTTTTCATCGGGCAGGTTGTTCATGTCCAGCATTTCAAGCGCCCCGGAAATGGTATGCAACGGATTTCTGATTTCATGCGCGATATCGGCATAGAATTGTTTCTGCCGGTTGCTTGCCGCCAATAGTTTTTCATTTTCCTGACGCAGCCGGTCTGACATCTGATTCAGGGACTGTGCGAGGGTGCCGAACTCATCTGAGCGGTTCAGCTCGATTCTGTATTCGGTTTCTCCGCCGGCAATGCGTTTGGCGGCCTGCGTGAGCTGTG
This genomic stretch from Cyclonatronum proteinivorum harbors:
- a CDS encoding aromatic amino acid hydroxylase is translated as MEQLTQDQVIASIPSYLRQFVVKQHYDEYTPEHHATWRYIMRRNVDYLKNVAHEAYLDGLKKTGISIDTVPHINEMNERLGQIGWRAVVVDGFVPPAAFMEFSEHKILVISADLRNIGNILYTPAPDIVHEAAGHAPIIADPLYAEYLQKFGQYGAKAVFSKLDYEIYEAIRYLSIIKEYPNATAEQIEEAERVLEEKTAANTVPSEAALLSRMHWWTVEYGLVGTPEDFKLYGAGLLSSVGESKACMSPEVKKIPLSVDCVNTNYDITKMQPQLFVARDFQHLLDVLEAFADQMCFRTGGAKSVQRVIDSENVGTCVFSSGIQVSGVFTSVMTDADGKEFYIKTEGPSQLAYADTELEGHGTDYHADGYGSAIGHFKGTDKAPEDLSDGELQALGIAAGKHSEIAYASGVVVKGFLNHVIRRDGKLLLMQFSDCTVTGPNGETLFAPDWGVYDLCIGSRIASVYSGSADKENFNVYPPKSTKTTIKDAYTPEQLRLFEIYQEIRDLRDSGRVSTDALEALHAELQEKYPFSWLPRLEMLELVNKNFNGSGEPLRASLTAELEALKSHSDQYENVITAGLERLV
- a CDS encoding ABC transporter substrate-binding protein; the encoded protein is MRTPISLLATLTLLLLLQACGSSTETVQVRDQARTFEPAPQPVSPEPGQEPFTLRMGELQKPGSMDPLFAHSPGAQRFIRFIYDGLTGLDAEGRAVPQLAESWEISPDSLQYTFTLRTDAFFHDDPAFAAGRGRSVNAEDVAFVFRRMALYNVPVYAANLFSTYIKGMEAFVLEERHTFFEQDVLFGGIEGIEVLDEHRVRFTLNAPEPDFPVLLASPYAVIYPQEVFEHRSNGLHGQPVGTGKFRFAASSGDSLIVLERNLIDFDTDRVGGNIMTAEWHFFDSETELFAAMGSGQLDLIPQMGPRTAKTLLSESGDQLAPGFDEMYTLIPTFESGFGFHFIADNFARISAEQAGALLQPVTSEQFTDELPANLSFTLHPDWAGLREDERPSENLLPAGLTAGAWPMGFGTYAATLWLSQFQDTHDPSLLILNRPNRDMLFYSTDDHHARSIGLNSAVAVRFSYQNHALHPHNISGITFNNTPWWISLEAFEAE
- the hisC gene encoding histidinol-phosphate transaminase is translated as MIPVPKHIEQLKPYVAGKTIEEVVAQYNPPRISKLASNENRLGCSQKAIDAAQQAVSTIMNYPDPACTLLRQKIAEKTGIPAERILPGSGSEGVMQLIIKTYFEPHEHALTASATFIGFLVLINSRGVGLRQLPLTSDYRFDTEALADAITADTRMVYIANPNNPTGTYITKTEFETFMARVPEHVMVIMDEAYHEFAAGLDDYPDAASYGYDNVISLRTFSKAYGLAGYRIGYCVAHPDIIKTLMKVKLPFEPSLPAQYAAMGALDDDDFLHRTQEMVAAARNRLYRFLTEKEMQFVPSASNSVMMVFDTEAQAVFFTEEMLKKGVILRRLPGFGLANCVRVTVGIDTEMEHFEQAFEAIYENLNPA
- a CDS encoding sensor histidine kinase, with translation MRIQFKLSLTFILLLVFGVTAISSYSIVFIRGYLMNQAEADMRADANQILVTLQLTSKTERDLVEVLPVIGRESIYDIRVFDHAGELMLRPVRTQNWDPTAYTTLSGELQEILGEMHATSLAVHHREEYDRIFVYGNLYLQLEESRYTIEISRLKSEIYQPVHTIRWIIYSGMFVSIAIILFVSFMFSNYLARPITQLTQAAKRIAGGETEYRIELNRSDEFGTLAQSLNQMSDRLRQENEKLLAASNRQKQFYADIAHEIRNPLHTISGALEMLDMNNLPDEKRTRFLQSARNQSQRMNRLFQDLMTLQRSDLDPNFVHPRNFVLSKVMMNLEQAYSTLAEEKKLKLVFDGPAYCSVYADPNKIEQVLDNLISNALKYSAQGTVEVRWRLLPDPLNQAEISVKDTGIGIQAEHIPYLFDRFYRTDKARSRDSGGTGLGLSVVKTILDAHRTEISVESAPGKGTRMTFRLPKAT
- a CDS encoding D-alanine--D-alanine ligase translates to MYQHVLIAFGGASPEHEVSVISAMQAASALKDSGLELLPLYVTKSGRFLTGPQLLELESYKDLKTLEQTALPCAFQTDAMGRTVLTETRKGGLFSKPKSWPVDVVLVAFHGAEGENGAFQGLCEQYNLPYTGSGVMASSVGMDKKAAKIMAVSCGVPVVEGIDFREYEWVAGRDTLLEQLLALDSTVVVKPMQLGSSIGVEVVSGREPLIRAIETGFRYDARLLVEKAVRPLREVNCAVLGNGADAQASVCEQPKGAEELLSFQDKYMGDAGKGMASASRIIPAPISDELTTAIQQASLKLFRELGAAGVARFDFLVNDTSGKFYFNEINTIPGSFSFYLWDKSGVSFPQLMTKLLDIAVARHREKNGRVRSYDTNLLSTKAVKGIKGLKGKG
- a CDS encoding SDR family NAD(P)-dependent oxidoreductase — protein: MKTILVTGASRGIGLETANWLLSKGFRVIGLARSAKPLDALRKAWPDAAETLTGDLCDDTTYARLDALLAEKDLTLDGIVHNAGALLNKPFTETSDADWQYLLDANLMSAVRLVRSCKSRLNSGAHVLFIGSMGGYQGSSKFPGLAAYSVSKGALSILTECLAAEMAGDQISVNCLCLGAVQTEMLEAAFPGLKAPVEAHQMGAYIGKFASEAHRFFNGKILPVSLADPT